A portion of the Phycodurus eques isolate BA_2022a chromosome 3, UOR_Pequ_1.1, whole genome shotgun sequence genome contains these proteins:
- the snap29 gene encoding synaptosomal-associated protein 29 isoform X2, whose translation MAYPESHNPFADNDDDEESFRPSNRGFDGDSGLSDAERRQRYLQQEVMRTAQSAVDSSYRSLSYIYESEKMGVETAEELMRQGEVLKRTDKMLDNMDEDLKTSQKHINSIKSVWGGLVSYFKGKPDQTKPPPEELKPYQANERLQSALATSREQEDKYQASHPNLRKLETGGFGATTSADGGSSAQNGYSQNRHLRQAHQTLDNNLDEMAHGLSRLKNLGLGLQSEIDSQDDPIDSLLNKVDKMDTKLNNTNQQIKRLK comes from the exons ATGGCCTACCCAGAGTCCCACAACCCATTTGCAGACAACGATGATGACGAAGAGAGCTTCCGGCCTTCAAACAGGGGCTTCGACGGCGACAGCGGACTGAGCGACGCCGAGAGGAGACAGCGCTACCTCCAGCAGGAAGTGATGCGTACGGCTCAGTCTGCGGTGGACAGCAGCTACCGGTCCCTCAGCTACATCTACGAATCAGAGAAGATGGGTGTGGAAACAGCAGAG GAGCTGATGCGACAGGGGGAAGTTCTAAAAAGGACGGACAAAATGTTAGACAACATGGATGAGGATCTGAAGACAAGCCAGAAGCACATCAACAGTATCAAGAGTGTTTGGGGAGGCCTGGTCAGTTACTTCAAGGGCAAACCTGACCAGACCAAACCTCCACCGGAGGAGCTAAAGCCCTACCAGGCCAATGAAAG ATTACAGAGTGCTTTGGCCACCAGCAGAGAGCAAGAAGACAAGTACCAAGCAAGTCATCCCAACCTAAGAAAGCTGGAGACAGGAG ggtttggGGCCACGACATCGGCAGACGGCGGTTCCTCCGCACAGAATGGATATTCTCAGAACAGACACCTTCGACAAGCTCACCAGACGTTGGACAACAATTTAG ATGAAATGGCACACGGCTTGAGCAGGCTTAAGAACCTCGGGTTGGGTCTCCAATCTGAGATCGACAGCCAGGATGACCCCATCGATTCTCTGCTCAACAAAGTGGACAAGATGGACACAAAACTCAATAACACAAACCAGCAGATTAAACGgctcaaataa
- the snap29 gene encoding synaptosomal-associated protein 29 isoform X1, producing MMAYPESHNPFADNDDDEESFRPSNRGFDGDSGLSDAERRQRYLQQEVMRTAQSAVDSSYRSLSYIYESEKMGVETAEELMRQGEVLKRTDKMLDNMDEDLKTSQKHINSIKSVWGGLVSYFKGKPDQTKPPPEELKPYQANERLQSALATSREQEDKYQASHPNLRKLETGGFGATTSADGGSSAQNGYSQNRHLRQAHQTLDNNLDEMAHGLSRLKNLGLGLQSEIDSQDDPIDSLLNKVDKMDTKLNNTNQQIKRLK from the exons ATG ATGGCCTACCCAGAGTCCCACAACCCATTTGCAGACAACGATGATGACGAAGAGAGCTTCCGGCCTTCAAACAGGGGCTTCGACGGCGACAGCGGACTGAGCGACGCCGAGAGGAGACAGCGCTACCTCCAGCAGGAAGTGATGCGTACGGCTCAGTCTGCGGTGGACAGCAGCTACCGGTCCCTCAGCTACATCTACGAATCAGAGAAGATGGGTGTGGAAACAGCAGAG GAGCTGATGCGACAGGGGGAAGTTCTAAAAAGGACGGACAAAATGTTAGACAACATGGATGAGGATCTGAAGACAAGCCAGAAGCACATCAACAGTATCAAGAGTGTTTGGGGAGGCCTGGTCAGTTACTTCAAGGGCAAACCTGACCAGACCAAACCTCCACCGGAGGAGCTAAAGCCCTACCAGGCCAATGAAAG ATTACAGAGTGCTTTGGCCACCAGCAGAGAGCAAGAAGACAAGTACCAAGCAAGTCATCCCAACCTAAGAAAGCTGGAGACAGGAG ggtttggGGCCACGACATCGGCAGACGGCGGTTCCTCCGCACAGAATGGATATTCTCAGAACAGACACCTTCGACAAGCTCACCAGACGTTGGACAACAATTTAG ATGAAATGGCACACGGCTTGAGCAGGCTTAAGAACCTCGGGTTGGGTCTCCAATCTGAGATCGACAGCCAGGATGACCCCATCGATTCTCTGCTCAACAAAGTGGACAAGATGGACACAAAACTCAATAACACAAACCAGCAGATTAAACGgctcaaataa